From the Methanomassiliicoccales archaeon genome, one window contains:
- the sepF gene encoding cell division protein SepF, with product MPLIRKPFGKPKEEVETVESDQYIDLGELSFDEGSPLSGKGMIKVAEIYRYEDLRTITQPVYNGNILIIDYSAIANDSLTLKRITSELKSVARDTNGDVAAIGRNFLVVAPNGIKIDRQKIKGGFT from the coding sequence ATGCCATTGATTAGAAAGCCGTTCGGAAAACCTAAGGAGGAAGTCGAAACCGTTGAGAGCGATCAGTATATAGATCTTGGGGAGCTGAGTTTTGACGAGGGAAGCCCTCTTTCAGGTAAAGGAATGATTAAGGTTGCTGAGATTTACAGGTACGAGGATTTGAGAACGATTACACAACCTGTCTACAACGGAAACATACTCATCATTGATTATTCTGCCATTGCAAACGACTCTCTTACCCTTAAGCGAATCACAAGTGAGCTCAAATCCGTTGCTCGTGACACGAATGGCGATGTTGCCGCTATCGGTAGGAATTTCCTTGTAGTGGCCCCAAATGGAATAAAAATTGATAGGCAAAAGATCAAAGGCGGTTTTACTTAG
- a CDS encoding RNA-binding protein encodes MSDLRVRKRHRLRRKEIDAIANEISSKLGVEVFNASDTVDRAESSDFDLIFVNNEIVAVVYEGKPFLTMKGLLKYRPQRMFVTVDMGAVPYISNGADVMCPGIVEIDEIIREGDLVWIRDVRNRVPIAIGKALISAEDIKKSKSGKAVKTLHWVGDKLWKFSEELG; translated from the coding sequence ATGTCCGATCTTAGAGTTAGAAAGCGTCACAGACTTAGAAGGAAAGAAATTGATGCAATAGCAAATGAAATTTCCTCGAAGCTTGGTGTAGAGGTTTTCAATGCAAGTGACACGGTCGATAGAGCTGAGAGTAGCGATTTTGATTTAATCTTCGTGAACAATGAAATTGTAGCAGTAGTATATGAGGGCAAGCCTTTTCTCACTATGAAGGGTTTGTTGAAATATAGACCCCAGCGAATGTTTGTTACGGTTGATATGGGAGCAGTACCCTATATTTCCAATGGTGCGGATGTCATGTGTCCTGGTATCGTTGAGATCGACGAAATCATCAGGGAAGGCGATTTAGTTTGGATCAGAGATGTAAGAAACAGGGTGCCAATTGCAATTGGAAAGGCTTTGATATCAGCAGAAGATATCAAGAAAAGTAAAAGCGGAAAGGCGGTAAAAACACTGCATTGGGTTGGAGATAAGCTGTGGAAATTTAGCGAAGAATTGGGCTGA
- a CDS encoding zinc ribbon domain-containing protein, which translates to MKDKSDQIECPICSRQIAADARTCPYCGAEFESHDLVELEQVAEELVREGSVVAMDQQTFSSTEQVSPLSVEAPSGSHVGVSGTKIENRRPQFSNANQGGSVQSSEEQTRKERKGIFGRFKFRKN; encoded by the coding sequence ATGAAAGACAAGTCGGATCAAATAGAATGTCCAATCTGTAGCAGGCAGATCGCTGCAGACGCGAGAACGTGTCCTTACTGCGGGGCTGAGTTCGAAAGTCATGATCTGGTGGAATTGGAGCAGGTTGCAGAAGAACTTGTACGGGAAGGATCTGTGGTTGCTATGGATCAACAGACCTTTTCTTCGACGGAACAGGTATCGCCTCTTTCTGTCGAGGCCCCATCGGGCTCCCATGTAGGAGTATCGGGTACAAAGATTGAAAACAGAAGACCACAGTTCTCCAATGCGAATCAAGGTGGATCGGTTCAGAGTTCAGAAGAACAAACTAGAAAGGAAAGAAAAGGCATTTTTGGAAGATTCAAATTTAGAAAAAATTGA